A stretch of the Lactuca sativa cultivar Salinas chromosome 9, Lsat_Salinas_v11, whole genome shotgun sequence genome encodes the following:
- the LOC111888155 gene encoding glutathione S-transferase T3-like — MFSNFVVFLDQQSPNQPQLQTQTETQTQTQHHHQFVDESDHAEEEDMVPETQPTPPPQRRKGKKQVREGVAQSGRQKPTLWVPHEELVLVKAWVDISEDSSQGNTQPGEHFWFRILEQFREELGKCDDYRTKHQFNSKFREIARGVSKINGLYNKLKTQRKNGQGDEEILHEALQFYLEEVGKPFKWHDCWKLLVRSPRWKKYERDFIFGVQQLKHTKTGSSGYTASSNARVGQDLNQDDELELEEIERPMGRDKEKRKGKGTSSSASDFSVGIDEMRNITSSFDRYNLNFSECLAFDKEKEETRKKERTERQEMQDMKFLMENVDHLSGPVLELVMKKREKILKKYFP; from the coding sequence ATGTTTTCAAACTTTGTTGTGTTTCTGGATCAACAATCGCCAAATCAACCTCAACTCCAAACTCAAACTGAAACTCAAACACAAACCCAACACCACCACCAATTTGTCGATGAATCAGATCACGCGGAAGAAGAAGACATGGTTCCCGAAACTcaaccaacaccaccaccacaaaGACGTAAAGGGAAAAAACAAGTGCGCGAGGGTGTCGCACAATCGGGAAGACAAAAGCCGACACTATGGGTTCCACACGAAGAGCTAGTTTTGGTCAAAGCTTGGGTTGATATTTCTGAAGATTCGAGTCAGGGAAACACACAACCGGGAGAACATTTTTGGTTTCGCATTTTAGAACAATTTCGAGAGGAGCTAGGAAAATGTGACGACTACCGTACGAAACATCAATTTAACTCAAAGTTTCGAGAAATAGCAAGGGGGGTTTCAAAAATTAACGGGTTGTACAACAAGCTAAAAACGCAACGAAAAAACGGCCAAGGCGACGAAGAAATACTTCACGAAGCGTTGCAGTTTTACCTTGAGGAAGTCGGAAAACCATTCAAGTGGCACGATTGTTGGAAATTATTGGTTCGAAGTCCTAGGTGGAAAAAATATGAGCGAGATTTTATTTTTGGAGTCCAACAATTAAAGCACACGAAAACGGGCTCTAGCGGTTACACAGCCTCCTCCAATGCTCGGGTCGGTCAAGATTTAAATCAGGACGACGAACTTGAGCTAGAAGAAATTGAACGCCCAATGGGTAGGGACAAAGAGAAGAgaaagggaaaagggactagttCGAGTGCATCTGATTTCAGCGTGGGCATTGACGAAATGCGGAATATAACATCGTCGTTTGATCGATATAATCTAAATTTCTCCGAATGTTTGGCTTTcgacaaagaaaaagaagaaacaagGAAAAAGGAGCGGACAGAGAGACAAGAAATGCAAGAcatgaagtttttgatggaaaatgtCGATCATCTCTCGGGACCGGTTCTCGAGCTCGTAATGAAGAAGAGGgaaaaaattctgaaaaaatatttTCCTTAG